A portion of the Paucilactobacillus hokkaidonensis JCM 18461 genome contains these proteins:
- the rpmG gene encoding 50S ribosomal protein L33, with the protein MVAQKKVALACSVCASRNYIVAANPSRQERLEVKKYCKYCKKHTLHRETR; encoded by the coding sequence ATGGTGGCACAAAAGAAAGTAGCTTTGGCCTGTTCGGTTTGTGCTTCACGTAATTATATTGTTGCAGCCAATCCTAGTCGCCAAGAACGCCTAGAAGTAAAAAAATATTGTAAGTATTGCAAAAAGCATACTTTACATCGTGAAACCAGATAA
- the rplL gene encoding 50S ribosomal protein L7/L12, with translation MAFDKDSIIASLKEASISDLSDLVKAIEEEFDVSAAAPVAAAGAAGGDAAAAKDSFTVELTESGDQKVKAIKAIRDITGLGLKDAKGLVDSVPSVVKEDAKEDEANDIKAKLEEVGAVVTLK, from the coding sequence ATGGCTTTTGATAAAGATTCAATCATCGCTTCATTAAAAGAAGCATCAATCTCAGATCTTAGCGATCTAGTTAAAGCAATCGAAGAAGAATTTGACGTATCCGCAGCAGCTCCAGTTGCCGCTGCTGGTGCTGCTGGCGGCGATGCTGCTGCAGCTAAGGATTCATTTACTGTTGAATTAACTGAATCAGGTGACCAAAAGGTTAAAGCTATTAAGGCTATCCGTGACATCACTGGTTTGGGTCTTAAAGATGCTAAGGGTCTTGTTGACAGCGTACCATCAGTTGTTAAGGAAGATGCTAAAGAAGACGAAGCTAACGACATCAAGGCTAAACTTGAAGAAGTCGGCGCAGTTGTTACTCTTAAGTAA
- the rplK gene encoding 50S ribosomal protein L11, which produces MAKKVANVVKLQIPAGKATPAPPVGPALGQAGINIMGFTKEFNARTADQAGMLIPVVISVYEDRSFDFITKTPPASVLLKKAAGVEHGSGEPNTKKVAKVTSAQVEEIAKTKMQDLNAADVQAAMRMIEGTARSMGFTVEG; this is translated from the coding sequence GTGGCAAAAAAAGTAGCTAATGTTGTTAAGTTACAAATTCCTGCCGGTAAGGCAACGCCGGCTCCACCAGTTGGACCAGCGTTAGGTCAAGCAGGGATTAATATTATGGGCTTTACAAAGGAATTTAATGCACGTACTGCTGATCAAGCAGGAATGTTAATTCCAGTTGTAATTAGTGTGTATGAAGATCGTTCATTTGATTTCATCACAAAGACCCCACCCGCTTCAGTATTGTTAAAGAAAGCCGCTGGTGTTGAACACGGTTCTGGCGAACCTAACACTAAAAAAGTTGCCAAAGTTACATCGGCACAAGTGGAAGAAATCGCTAAGACTAAAATGCAAGATCTAAACGCAGCTGATGTACAAGCAGCTATGCGCATGATTGAAGGTACTGCACGCAGTATGGGCTTCACAGTCGAAGGCTAG
- the rplJ gene encoding 50S ribosomal protein L10 has product MSETAIAKKAQLVAQTADLFKNAVSAVVVDYRGLTVEQVTSLRKDLREAGVSLSVIKNKVLTRAVDEAGYSDLKDVFSGPSAVAFSNEDAIAPAKVLKKYADSIDALEIKGGILEKEVASIDKINEFATLPSREDLLSMLASVLQAPVRNVAYAINAVIEKGEDAA; this is encoded by the coding sequence ATGAGTGAAACAGCTATTGCAAAGAAAGCACAACTTGTTGCCCAAACAGCAGATTTATTTAAGAATGCAGTTTCAGCAGTCGTTGTTGATTACCGTGGTTTGACCGTTGAACAAGTTACTAGTTTGCGCAAGGACCTTCGTGAAGCAGGTGTATCATTGTCTGTTATCAAGAATAAGGTTTTGACACGTGCCGTTGATGAAGCTGGCTATTCTGATCTTAAAGATGTCTTTTCTGGACCAAGCGCCGTTGCATTTTCTAACGAAGATGCAATAGCACCAGCTAAAGTATTGAAGAAATACGCTGATAGTATCGATGCCCTTGAAATCAAGGGTGGTATTCTTGAAAAAGAAGTCGCTTCAATTGATAAAATCAACGAATTTGCTACATTACCAAGTCGCGAAGACTTGTTATCAATGTTGGCATCTGTATTGCAAGCTCCTGTTCGTAACGTTGCTTATGCAATTAATGCAGTCATTGAAAAAGGCGAAGACGCCGCATAA
- a CDS encoding NEAT domain-containing protein: MMKRNFLKILLGFILTLTILILPTKVSADSINYQCLKYGTSEQSIASGYYVKPAQISANGDQYLVTMTIQTGAKLGNWPVTVLSINGAGPANVSKTRNGDNYDYSYSFQTKDLSKVINSSISINVPNVYTAKHNIGFKFDTGNLPALAATNSSNSSSQASASSTSNASSVANSSSVKKDKSKTTTKNNSSANKQIAALNKKNKQTQTAIIIGGISALVILAVAAFFFIKRK; encoded by the coding sequence ATGATGAAACGTAACTTTTTAAAAATTTTGCTGGGATTTATTTTAACACTGACAATCTTAATACTACCAACCAAGGTTTCCGCTGACTCAATTAACTATCAATGTTTGAAATATGGTACATCGGAACAGTCCATTGCTTCTGGTTACTATGTTAAGCCAGCTCAAATTTCTGCTAATGGTGATCAATATTTGGTCACCATGACCATTCAAACTGGTGCTAAGCTGGGTAACTGGCCAGTTACTGTTCTCAGTATTAATGGTGCTGGCCCGGCTAACGTTAGTAAAACAAGAAACGGTGATAATTATGACTACTCATACTCATTTCAAACCAAAGATTTGAGTAAAGTTATTAACAGTTCCATTTCGATTAATGTTCCTAATGTTTACACTGCTAAACATAATATCGGCTTCAAATTTGATACAGGTAATTTACCTGCTCTTGCAGCCACTAACAGCAGTAACAGTAGTAGCCAGGCTTCAGCCAGTTCTACTAGTAATGCCAGTTCGGTTGCCAACTCCTCTTCCGTAAAAAAAGATAAATCAAAGACCACAACCAAAAATAATAGTAGTGCCAACAAGCAAATTGCAGCACTTAACAAGAAAAATAAACAAACTCAAACAGCTATCATTATCGGCGGTATATCTGCATTGGTAATTTTAGCCGTGGCAGCCTTCTTCTTTATTAAACGTAAATAG
- the nrdF gene encoding class 1b ribonucleoside-diphosphate reductase subunit beta — MAKNYKAINWNQVSDAIDKATWEKLTEQFWLDTRIPVSNDLGDWRTLDTDHQWLVGHVFGGLTLLDTVQSEQGMAALRKDVVTQHETAVLNNIQFMESVHAKSYSTIFSTLNTPEEIDEIFDWSDSEEYLQNKAVKIAGMYMDDTVDPLKKKVANVFLETFLFYSGFFTPLYYLGHNKLNNVAEIIKLILRDESVHGTYIGYKFQIGLKKLSEKKQQDMKDWMYNFLYELYDNEEKYTHLLYDQVGWTEEVLTFIRYNANKALMNLGQDPLFPDTAADVNPIVMNGISTSTANHDFFSQVGNGYRLGQVEAMENGDYHIGDPNKK; from the coding sequence ATGGCAAAAAATTATAAAGCAATCAACTGGAATCAAGTTTCAGATGCGATCGATAAAGCAACCTGGGAAAAATTAACGGAACAATTCTGGTTAGATACTCGAATTCCAGTTTCAAATGACCTTGGTGATTGGCGTACGCTAGATACAGACCATCAATGGTTAGTTGGCCATGTTTTTGGTGGCTTAACCCTTTTAGACACAGTTCAATCAGAACAAGGAATGGCAGCATTACGTAAAGATGTTGTTACCCAGCATGAAACTGCTGTCCTAAATAACATTCAATTCATGGAATCTGTTCATGCCAAAAGTTATTCAACTATTTTTTCAACGTTAAACACACCTGAAGAAATCGATGAAATTTTTGACTGGTCTGATTCTGAAGAATATTTGCAAAACAAAGCTGTTAAAATCGCTGGTATGTACATGGACGACACAGTTGATCCATTAAAGAAGAAAGTAGCCAACGTCTTTTTGGAAACCTTCCTATTCTATTCTGGCTTTTTCACCCCACTATATTACTTGGGACATAACAAATTAAATAATGTGGCTGAAATTATTAAGTTGATTTTACGAGACGAATCAGTTCATGGAACATATATTGGTTACAAGTTCCAAATCGGTCTTAAAAAATTAAGTGAGAAAAAGCAACAGGATATGAAAGACTGGATGTACAACTTCTTATATGAATTGTATGACAATGAAGAGAAGTACACTCACCTATTATATGATCAAGTTGGTTGGACAGAAGAAGTCTTAACCTTCATCCGCTACAATGCCAATAAAGCACTGATGAACCTTGGTCAAGATCCGCTCTTTCCTGACACAGCAGCAGACGTCAACCCCATCGTAATGAACGGTATCTCGACATCAACTGCTAATCATGACTTCTTCTCACAAGTTGGTAATGGTTACCGTCTTGGTCAAGTTGAAGCAATGGAGAATGGCGACTACCATATCGGTGACCCAAACAAAAAATAA
- the rplA gene encoding 50S ribosomal protein L1 — MTQKRGKKYQDAVKKVDSEKLYAIEDAVNLVKDMDFAKFDATVEVAFNLNVDTKQADQQLRGAVVLPNGTGKEQTVVVFAKGDKAKDAQAAGADVVGDDDLVGRIQDGWLDFDVAIATPDMMAQVGRLGRVLGPKGLMPNPKTGTVTMDVTKAVSESKAGKVTYRTDRDGNVHVPVGKVSFDAAKLVENLKTIEEVVTKARPASVRGTYVTHVSIASTFGPSVNVELASF, encoded by the coding sequence ATGACTCAAAAACGAGGCAAGAAATACCAAGATGCCGTTAAGAAAGTTGATAGTGAAAAGCTATATGCGATCGAAGACGCCGTTAACTTGGTAAAAGATATGGATTTCGCAAAATTTGATGCAACCGTTGAAGTTGCATTTAACTTAAATGTAGATACAAAGCAAGCTGATCAACAATTACGAGGTGCCGTTGTATTGCCAAACGGAACTGGTAAAGAACAAACGGTTGTTGTTTTTGCTAAAGGAGACAAGGCTAAGGATGCACAAGCTGCTGGAGCCGATGTTGTTGGCGATGATGATTTAGTTGGTCGTATTCAAGATGGCTGGTTAGATTTTGACGTTGCAATTGCAACTCCTGATATGATGGCCCAAGTTGGTCGCTTAGGTCGCGTTTTAGGACCTAAGGGATTAATGCCAAACCCTAAGACTGGTACAGTTACGATGGATGTTACTAAAGCCGTTTCAGAATCAAAAGCTGGTAAGGTTACTTATCGGACTGATCGTGACGGAAATGTGCATGTTCCAGTTGGAAAGGTATCATTTGATGCTGCTAAATTAGTTGAAAACTTAAAGACCATTGAGGAAGTAGTTACAAAGGCGCGTCCAGCATCTGTTCGTGGAACATATGTAACACACGTTTCTATTGCTTCAACATTTGGCCCAAGTGTCAACGTTGAATTAGCTTCATTTTAG
- the isdE gene encoding heme ABC transporter substrate-binding protein IsdE: MNSARKILFSVLTILLVIILVIVGLVSFNKAKSNQAKKPRIVATTMAVVQIADKLDLTLVGVPKSENPLPTKYKNVTKVGSPMSPNVEKIASLKPTVVYSVSVLKDQYDTAFKKQKFNAQYLDLDTVADLKNVLTSMGNQYDRQSQATKQIKIINNTIKTVKNRQTGQKPRVLILMGMPGAGYMIATNHSYVGDLVRLAGGQNVYTDPKQPYLAPENESLATKQPDVILRLEHAMPEVVKPQFDQEFETNSIWAQMPAVQNHRVYDLQQPDFNATANMNVRQALLKTSNWLYPAK; this comes from the coding sequence ATGAATTCCGCACGTAAAATATTATTTAGTGTTCTGACCATCTTATTGGTAATTATTTTGGTCATTGTTGGATTGGTCAGCTTTAATAAAGCAAAATCTAACCAAGCTAAAAAGCCTCGAATTGTTGCGACCACCATGGCGGTCGTTCAAATTGCTGATAAACTTGATTTAACCTTAGTTGGCGTTCCTAAGAGTGAAAATCCATTACCAACTAAATATAAAAATGTTACCAAGGTTGGGAGTCCAATGTCACCCAACGTCGAAAAAATTGCATCCCTTAAACCAACTGTAGTTTATTCAGTCAGTGTCTTAAAAGATCAATATGATACAGCGTTTAAAAAACAAAAATTTAATGCACAATACCTTGATTTGGATACAGTTGCAGACTTAAAAAATGTTTTAACTTCAATGGGTAATCAATACGATCGGCAATCTCAAGCGACAAAACAAATTAAAATTATCAATAATACAATTAAAACTGTTAAAAACCGCCAAACTGGTCAAAAACCTAGGGTCTTAATTTTGATGGGCATGCCTGGTGCTGGTTACATGATTGCTACTAATCATTCTTATGTTGGTGACTTAGTACGACTTGCTGGTGGTCAAAATGTTTACACCGACCCAAAACAACCATATTTGGCACCCGAAAATGAATCATTAGCCACTAAACAACCAGATGTCATTTTGCGTTTAGAGCACGCCATGCCGGAAGTAGTTAAACCTCAGTTTGACCAAGAATTCGAAACCAATTCGATCTGGGCACAAATGCCTGCAGTACAAAACCATCGAGTTTACGATTTACAGCAGCCTGACTTCAATGCCACTGCCAATATGAATGTTAGACAAGCATTACTCAAAACTAGCAACTGGCTTTATCCGGCCAAGTAA
- the secE gene encoding preprotein translocase subunit SecE gives MHLFRFFKSVGKEMKLVVWPTARENRRDTTVVVSLTLFFILFFALFDWLIQSGLLIFAK, from the coding sequence ATGCATCTATTTAGATTTTTTAAGAGTGTTGGCAAAGAAATGAAGTTAGTCGTATGGCCAACTGCACGTGAGAACCGTCGAGATACTACAGTTGTGGTCTCATTAACGTTGTTCTTTATATTATTCTTTGCACTATTTGACTGGTTAATTCAGTCAGGATTACTAATTTTTGCAAAATAA
- a CDS encoding FecCD family ABC transporter permease, protein MNKHPILAYITTGLLLIITIIIALFVGASGFSMSTGLHALVTGHPATVLNTMLTIRLPRIVAALISGALLSVAGAFFQSALRNPIADPSILGISAGADLLMLLGGILFPAFFFTKLIFALIGGLIAFGILIIFQTKVNPYRLVLIGIAINAVLVSLKQIFTPTTGSSTSVSLSTITWSTTTILLVLGIIGLMIALIVAPLTNYLKIGDQQLKALGLAVNKVKTGLLLLGVYLTCFVTANVGVLPFLGIIVPHLSRSLVGNDYRQVIPFATIAGALLMLIADTIGRTVVIPSEIPAAALLTIIGGPYLIYILTQKGVQHEN, encoded by the coding sequence ATGAACAAACACCCTATTTTGGCATATATAACCACAGGATTATTGCTGATTATCACTATCATCATTGCTCTATTTGTTGGTGCTAGCGGATTCTCAATGTCCACTGGTTTACACGCGTTAGTTACTGGTCATCCAGCAACAGTCCTCAATACAATGTTAACCATTCGATTGCCTAGAATTGTGGCAGCTTTAATTAGTGGCGCCCTGCTTTCAGTTGCGGGCGCTTTTTTTCAATCAGCCCTCCGTAATCCAATTGCCGACCCAAGTATTTTGGGCATTTCTGCGGGTGCAGACCTATTAATGTTGCTCGGTGGAATCTTATTTCCGGCCTTTTTCTTCACAAAGCTGATCTTTGCTTTAATTGGCGGTTTAATTGCTTTTGGAATATTAATTATCTTTCAGACCAAGGTTAATCCTTACCGACTTGTTTTAATCGGAATTGCAATTAACGCAGTCCTGGTGAGCCTCAAGCAAATTTTCACTCCAACCACTGGTTCATCGACGTCAGTTTCACTTTCGACCATTACTTGGTCCACTACAACAATTCTATTGGTTCTGGGAATTATCGGCTTAATGATAGCTCTGATTGTGGCCCCATTGACCAACTATTTAAAAATTGGCGACCAGCAATTAAAAGCCTTAGGCCTTGCAGTTAATAAAGTTAAAACTGGTCTATTGTTACTGGGTGTGTACCTGACCTGTTTTGTAACTGCTAATGTTGGTGTATTACCATTTTTAGGAATCATTGTTCCTCATTTAAGTCGTTCATTGGTTGGCAACGATTATCGGCAAGTAATTCCGTTTGCCACAATCGCTGGGGCTTTATTGATGTTAATTGCAGATACCATTGGTCGTACGGTGGTTATTCCATCCGAAATACCAGCCGCAGCGTTATTGACTATTATTGGTGGTCCTTATTTGATTTATATTCTGACACAAAAAGGAGTTCAGCATGAAAATTAA
- the nusG gene encoding transcription termination/antitermination protein NusG, translated as MVESVEKQWYVLHTYSGYENRVKSNLESRAQSMGMEDFIYRIVVPEQEVRQIKDGKAKESIEKTFPGYVLVEMVMTDQAWYIVRNTPGVTGFVGSHGGGSKPTPLLPDEVELVLRRLGMSARHQDLDVEVGETIKIVEGAFADLTGKITEIDKEKMKLKVNIEMFGRETATELDFDQVDKLV; from the coding sequence GTGGTAGAATCAGTAGAAAAGCAATGGTACGTTTTACATACGTATTCAGGATATGAAAATAGAGTTAAAAGTAATCTAGAGTCACGGGCCCAGTCTATGGGGATGGAAGACTTTATTTATCGAATCGTTGTGCCTGAACAAGAAGTCCGTCAGATCAAAGATGGGAAAGCAAAAGAATCAATTGAAAAGACGTTTCCAGGTTATGTGCTAGTTGAAATGGTTATGACTGATCAAGCTTGGTATATTGTCCGTAATACACCAGGAGTAACTGGATTCGTTGGTTCTCATGGTGGTGGGTCAAAGCCAACGCCATTGTTACCAGATGAGGTTGAATTAGTTCTTCGTCGTTTGGGGATGAGTGCACGGCATCAGGACTTGGATGTCGAGGTTGGTGAAACAATCAAGATTGTTGAAGGTGCCTTTGCTGATTTAACCGGTAAAATTACCGAAATTGATAAAGAAAAGATGAAACTTAAGGTTAATATCGAAATGTTTGGTCGTGAAACGGCCACTGAACTTGATTTTGATCAAGTTGATAAACTAGTTTAA
- a CDS encoding NEAT domain-containing protein — protein sequence MKKRFLTLIAVAILCFGIIVPSVGSIGALAAADSGATETTKTDQKLDPANLADGKYTIDAPLMKSEKQTASLAQIYFNKQADLSVKNGKYSLTLHLIKDKAMVSDVTTVSDEKAATVTSTGDQTEDLTFEIANLSDVTTLSLTIHPVPTMSMAQKMDVRPDLDTLTAVQPTDSNNQATTTSENDTSSAESNTNSSSSTNASSSAATDQPATNESDAATTTNTNVETDTNETTTTLPTDPITPTNPATTPTDITDNADTTLTQAPLFNPANLSDGTYQIPVNLLKAGTSTASIAASYFSDNATVVVSDNATKITVTLHVIKNANLITAFGISDTAATISNQSATSEDLTFNVDDQFVNPTVSANMAITIPGFNKAMSENADLQFASALYIAPQPSKTTDTSTTNPSGSNTDADNVSTTTEPTSDFDPNNLIDGNYEVPISILQADSDKASVSASFFAPTATVKVSDNTQNVTVTLHITKNASTITAFSIANQNAVVSNQTKDSEDLTFNVDNTFTNAIVTAGMTIKIPVLNTEMKQQARIKFGTALYSKPATDNNNTGEGTTTDKPGSTTDQPGTSTDDGSNSSETTTADLPTFDPTNLKDGQYKIDASILKADSDNASVAASFFDPYATVTVSNNTKTVQVTLHVIKNASTISSFSLAGQNAQISDENTGSENLTFTVDNTFKDPIVGAAMTIKIPVLNTEMNEQARVKFGTALYNSPVTNETNPGKTTDNSGSNKNNNTSIPKKQETKFNLKNPKDGQYKIQAPIMQSDLTTASAAQKFIDKQATIIVSNNGSKIQLVLHLNSGAEYIKQMSIAGQQGTMTNKKGDTADLTFNISTTTLSGIGKTTFNLVTPMGSMSETAYLIFNLSNQSTAKLKALISTQTKSLNGPSRSQRGIIDPTKEVQYVPYKVLDASRTSLSTANNYYTKSAKVVKDGSGYKVFLTVKETAGMVNFTPLSINNGGFTDNSHSTTSGQDVWTYAFHVANENGLANPIAAQIMMSVSIAQITNQKFNIWLAFGKAQTGGTDYLNSNSGSALPASTLALVNSNNTAAPTLLTNTPANKKKVAASANGNHNSASENNKLASVKQYPLIAEIAGFSAAALAIIGFAFYKKYQS from the coding sequence ATGAAAAAAAGATTCTTAACGCTAATTGCTGTTGCAATTTTATGCTTTGGAATTATCGTTCCTAGCGTTGGTTCTATTGGTGCACTTGCCGCTGCAGATTCCGGTGCAACTGAAACTACTAAGACGGATCAAAAACTAGATCCAGCCAATTTAGCTGACGGTAAATATACTATCGATGCACCATTAATGAAAAGTGAAAAACAGACCGCTTCACTTGCCCAAATTTATTTTAATAAGCAAGCTGATCTGTCAGTTAAAAATGGAAAATATAGTTTAACTCTTCATTTAATTAAAGATAAAGCAATGGTGTCTGATGTGACAACTGTTAGCGATGAAAAAGCGGCCACCGTTACAAGTACAGGAGACCAAACAGAGGATTTAACATTTGAAATTGCTAACTTATCTGATGTAACAACTTTGTCATTAACTATTCACCCTGTTCCTACCATGAGTATGGCTCAAAAAATGGACGTTAGACCCGATTTGGATACATTAACAGCAGTACAACCTACTGATAGCAACAATCAAGCTACTACCACTAGTGAAAATGATACCTCTAGCGCAGAAAGTAACACTAACAGCTCTTCAAGCACCAATGCCAGTAGCTCTGCTGCAACCGATCAACCTGCTACTAACGAATCAGATGCAGCGACAACAACCAATACTAATGTAGAAACAGACACAAATGAGACGACAACAACCTTACCCACTGACCCAATCACGCCGACAAATCCGGCCACTACACCAACTGATATAACGGATAATGCAGACACGACATTAACTCAGGCTCCTTTATTTAATCCCGCTAATTTAAGTGATGGAACCTACCAAATACCAGTGAATTTATTAAAAGCGGGCACATCCACTGCTTCGATAGCTGCCAGTTATTTTAGCGATAATGCAACTGTCGTTGTTTCAGATAACGCAACCAAAATCACTGTTACCCTGCATGTCATTAAAAATGCTAATTTAATTACTGCTTTTGGAATTAGTGATACTGCCGCTACAATTTCAAATCAAAGTGCAACTAGTGAAGATCTGACATTTAATGTTGATGACCAGTTTGTAAATCCAACTGTTAGCGCTAATATGGCGATTACCATTCCTGGATTTAATAAAGCAATGTCAGAGAATGCTGATCTGCAATTTGCTAGTGCACTTTACATTGCCCCACAACCCAGCAAGACTACTGATACCTCTACAACCAACCCATCGGGATCTAATACAGACGCCGATAATGTGTCAACCACGACTGAACCTACTTCCGATTTTGATCCTAATAACTTAATTGATGGAAATTACGAAGTTCCAATCTCTATTTTACAAGCAGATTCAGATAAGGCTTCTGTTTCAGCAAGCTTTTTTGCTCCAACTGCTACCGTTAAGGTCTCTGATAATACCCAAAACGTGACGGTAACCCTGCACATTACTAAAAATGCATCAACAATCACAGCATTTTCCATTGCCAATCAGAATGCAGTCGTGTCAAACCAAACCAAAGATAGTGAGGATTTAACATTTAATGTAGATAATACATTTACAAATGCAATTGTGACTGCAGGCATGACTATCAAAATCCCAGTTCTAAACACTGAAATGAAGCAACAGGCACGAATAAAATTCGGCACGGCCCTTTATAGCAAACCTGCAACGGATAATAATAACACTGGCGAAGGCACCACAACAGATAAGCCTGGTTCAACAACGGATCAGCCGGGAACATCAACTGATGACGGATCCAATAGTTCTGAAACTACAACTGCCGACTTACCAACCTTTGATCCAACTAATTTGAAGGACGGCCAATATAAAATTGATGCTTCAATTTTAAAGGCTGATTCTGACAATGCTTCAGTTGCTGCTAGTTTCTTTGATCCATATGCAACGGTCACAGTTTCAAATAATACGAAAACCGTCCAGGTCACTCTTCACGTTATTAAAAATGCATCCACTATTAGTAGTTTTTCATTGGCTGGTCAAAACGCACAAATATCTGATGAAAACACAGGCAGTGAAAATCTAACTTTCACTGTCGATAACACATTCAAGGATCCAATCGTGGGTGCTGCCATGACAATCAAGATTCCAGTTCTGAACACTGAGATGAATGAACAGGCTCGCGTGAAGTTCGGAACGGCTTTGTACAATAGTCCGGTAACTAATGAAACCAACCCCGGAAAAACAACTGATAATTCGGGTTCAAATAAAAATAACAATACTTCAATACCCAAAAAACAAGAAACTAAATTCAATCTTAAAAATCCAAAAGACGGCCAATATAAAATCCAAGCGCCGATCATGCAATCTGATCTCACAACTGCCTCGGCTGCTCAAAAATTTATCGATAAACAGGCCACGATCATCGTGTCAAACAATGGTTCTAAAATTCAGCTCGTGTTACATCTTAATTCTGGTGCAGAATATATTAAACAAATGAGTATCGCTGGTCAACAAGGAACCATGACTAATAAAAAAGGTGATACTGCTGATTTAACTTTTAATATTTCGACCACAACCTTATCAGGTATTGGCAAAACTACCTTTAATTTAGTTACGCCAATGGGCTCAATGTCTGAGACAGCTTATCTTATTTTCAATTTAAGTAATCAAAGTACTGCCAAACTAAAAGCCTTAATTTCAACACAAACTAAATCATTAAATGGGCCTTCTCGATCACAACGTGGCATCATTGACCCAACCAAAGAGGTTCAATACGTTCCCTACAAAGTACTCGATGCTTCCCGTACCAGTCTATCAACGGCAAATAACTACTACACAAAATCGGCTAAGGTTGTTAAAGACGGCTCTGGCTACAAAGTGTTCCTAACCGTAAAAGAAACTGCTGGAATGGTCAACTTCACTCCTCTTTCAATTAATAACGGTGGTTTCACGGATAACAGTCACTCAACTACTAGCGGGCAAGACGTCTGGACTTATGCCTTTCACGTAGCTAATGAAAATGGCTTAGCTAATCCAATTGCCGCCCAAATTATGATGTCTGTATCAATTGCCCAGATAACTAATCAAAAATTCAACATTTGGTTAGCTTTTGGGAAGGCACAAACTGGTGGAACCGACTATCTTAATAGTAATTCTGGCAGTGCATTACCAGCCTCAACCTTAGCATTGGTAAATAGCAACAACACTGCAGCTCCAACGTTACTAACCAATACACCAGCAAATAAAAAGAAGGTCGCTGCTAGTGCCAATGGCAATCATAACTCTGCAAGCGAGAACAATAAATTAGCTTCAGTGAAACAGTATCCATTAATTGCTGAGATTGCTGGATTCAGTGCTGCAGCGTTGGCTATTATTGGCTTTGCATTCTATAAAAAATATCAGAGCTAA